A stretch of Clostridium formicaceticum DNA encodes these proteins:
- the murA gene encoding UDP-N-acetylglucosamine 1-carboxyvinyltransferase gives MSKLVIRGGHKIEGELKVSGAKNSVLPILAATVLNGKLNVIHDIPKLSDVEVMIKILKSVGCEVTRENNTIIVDSSKLNNHKIPEELIREMRSSIVFLGAMLARCRETTMSYPGGCEIGPRPIDLHLKSLREMGAVIKEKHGFLICKTEGLKGCEIQLDFPSVGATENIMLAAVFAEGTTIIRNAAREPEIKDLQDFINAMGGKVSGAGSATIYIEGVKELHEVKHTIIPDRIVAGTYLIAAAITRGEIVLKNVVPEHIQSTIYKLKEAGCRILYTQDSIKLMAPEKLHAIESTKTLPYPGFPTDMQSQIMALMTISDGTSIITENIFENRYKHAYELVRMGANIKVDGRTAIIKGVPKLTGATVSANDLRGGAALILAGLVAEGTTIIENARHIERGYDHIEEVLKAAGAEIYKL, from the coding sequence GTGAGTAAGCTAGTGATTCGTGGTGGACATAAAATCGAGGGTGAATTGAAGGTTAGCGGGGCTAAAAATTCTGTATTGCCAATATTAGCTGCGACTGTATTAAACGGAAAATTAAATGTAATTCATGATATTCCTAAGTTATCTGATGTAGAGGTAATGATTAAAATCTTAAAATCTGTAGGTTGTGAAGTAACGCGGGAAAATAACACAATCATTGTAGATTCTAGTAAATTAAACAATCATAAAATTCCAGAAGAGCTGATAAGGGAGATGCGATCTTCTATTGTATTTTTAGGAGCGATGCTGGCAAGATGCAGAGAAACCACCATGAGCTATCCCGGTGGATGTGAAATCGGACCTCGGCCCATTGATCTGCATTTGAAATCTTTGAGAGAGATGGGGGCAGTTATCAAAGAAAAACATGGATTTTTAATATGTAAAACTGAAGGACTAAAGGGATGTGAAATTCAATTGGATTTCCCTAGTGTGGGGGCAACGGAGAACATTATGCTAGCGGCTGTTTTTGCAGAGGGCACGACGATCATTAGAAATGCGGCAAGGGAGCCAGAAATTAAAGATTTGCAAGATTTTATCAACGCCATGGGGGGAAAAGTTTCAGGAGCAGGAAGTGCTACAATTTACATCGAAGGCGTAAAGGAACTTCATGAGGTTAAACATACCATCATTCCTGATCGTATTGTTGCGGGAACCTACTTAATCGCTGCAGCCATTACAAGGGGAGAGATTGTATTAAAAAATGTTGTGCCAGAGCATATTCAGTCTACGATTTATAAACTAAAGGAGGCTGGCTGTAGAATTTTGTACACGCAGGATAGCATAAAGTTAATGGCGCCTGAAAAATTGCATGCGATAGAGTCTACGAAAACCTTGCCTTACCCAGGATTCCCAACGGATATGCAATCTCAAATCATGGCATTGATGACAATTAGCGATGGTACCAGTATTATCACTGAGAATATATTTGAAAATAGATATAAGCATGCTTATGAACTAGTTCGAATGGGAGCAAATATTAAAGTAGATGGGAGAACAGCTATTATAAAGGGTGTACCAAAATTAACTGGAGCTACTGTATCTGCCAATGATCTGCGGGGAGGAGCAGCTTTGATTTTAGCAGGCTTAGTTGCCGAAGGCACTACGATTATAGAAAATGCAAGACATATTGAAAGAGGCTATGATCATATTGAAGAAGTTTTAAAAGCTGCAGGGGCGGAAATTTATAAGTTGTAA
- the murG gene encoding undecaprenyldiphospho-muramoylpentapeptide beta-N-acetylglucosaminyltransferase, with product MKVIISGGGTGGHIYPAIAIANKIKEKHPKCQILFIGTSAGLESDIVPKAGYEIKTITVSYLRRKISLHNLKSAGMLLKGLWQARKIIKDFHPDVVIGTGGFVCGPVVYMASKLGIKTLIHEQNVFPGITNKILGNYVDKIAISFEEAQKYFKQKNKLVVTGNPIREEFFKVTSQEAKSRYKSERPLVLIVGGSGGSVSINKTVIDMLVKHPKNSFEILLVTGKKHYKELMEKLSQHEEVLKYNRIIEYMEDMPYALKACDLIICSAGAITITEINAVGKPSILIPKAYTAENHQEYNARALEARGAAFVIKEEELESSRLLNKIKEVLHDSKKLQSMEKASLDASKKLATEDIYEEIRKLLGIK from the coding sequence ATGAAAGTGATCATAAGTGGCGGTGGAACAGGAGGTCATATCTACCCTGCGATAGCTATTGCAAATAAAATAAAAGAAAAACATCCCAAGTGTCAGATTTTATTTATAGGTACATCTGCGGGATTAGAAAGTGATATTGTGCCTAAAGCAGGCTATGAAATCAAGACCATAACCGTCAGTTACCTAAGACGAAAAATATCTCTCCATAATTTAAAAAGTGCTGGAATGTTGTTAAAAGGATTATGGCAGGCACGAAAAATTATTAAGGACTTTCATCCAGATGTTGTTATAGGTACAGGTGGATTTGTGTGTGGCCCAGTTGTTTATATGGCATCAAAGCTGGGTATAAAAACCCTCATTCACGAACAAAATGTTTTTCCAGGCATTACGAATAAAATATTAGGTAACTATGTTGATAAAATAGCGATAAGCTTTGAAGAAGCACAAAAATATTTTAAGCAGAAAAACAAGTTAGTTGTTACAGGAAATCCCATAAGGGAAGAGTTTTTTAAAGTTACTTCTCAGGAGGCAAAGTCCAGATATAAATCGGAAAGACCCTTAGTTTTAATTGTGGGAGGAAGTGGTGGTTCTGTTAGCATCAATAAAACGGTAATCGATATGTTGGTAAAGCATCCTAAAAATAGTTTTGAAATCCTATTGGTTACAGGAAAAAAACACTATAAAGAACTTATGGAAAAACTCTCCCAACATGAAGAGGTGTTAAAGTATAATCGTATTATAGAATATATGGAGGATATGCCCTATGCCTTAAAGGCTTGTGATTTAATTATTTGTAGTGCAGGAGCAATCACTATTACAGAAATAAATGCAGTAGGGAAACCTTCTATTTTAATACCAAAGGCTTACACAGCTGAAAATCATCAGGAATATAATGCTAGAGCATTAGAGGCTAGAGGTGCAGCCTTTGTTATTAAAGAAGAGGAATTAGAGAGCAGTCGTTTGCTAAATAAGATAAAAGAGGTCTTACATGATAGTAAAAAACTACAATCTATGGAAAAAGCAAGTCTAGATGCTTCTAAAAAACTTGCTACGGAAGATATTTATGAGGAAATAAGAAAACTCTTAGGCATTAAATAG